In Candidatus Limnocylindrales bacterium, the DNA window TCCGATTATGAGCGATGGGAACCGGCTTTGACTTTTAGGATTAAAAACAACGGACGACAGACAACGGATAACAAACGGATTCTTAATGAAAGGACTTGGTGAGTTTTTTGATCGGCGTAGGGATGTGGAAATTGTCATTTTCGCCGGTAAAGGAGGACTGGGTAAAACAACCAGCAGTTCGTCTCTGGCCTACTATATGGCCACGGTTAAAAACAAAAAAACCCTTCTCTTCAGCACAGATCCCCAGGCTTCTTTGTCGGACATCTTTGAAAGGGATTTCTTCGGTAAGGGAGTTATAGAAATTATACCGAACTTGTATGTAGTTGAAATTGATGCCGACCGGCGGGTGGCCGATTATCAAAACGAGGTTAAGCAAAAGATTAAGGACATGTATGGTTTAGAGGAAGTCCCTGCAGAAATAGAAGAGTATATTGACTCCACCTCTGCGGAACCGGCCATGTATGAATCGGCTACTTACGACGCCATGGCCGAACTGGTAGCGCAGAAAAACTTCGATATCTACATCTTTGATATGCCTCCCTTTGGACATGGCGTTCGAATGGTCGCCATGGCCGATATCCTCTCCAAATGGATTGAGAAAATTACAGAAGCTCGAGAAAAGGTCGTTGAATATGACGAAGTGGCCGCGACTCTGAAAGGTGGTGGACAGGCCTCCGAAGATATGGTCATGAAGGAACTCCTGGATATTCGAAACAAAATAAAAAACTTTACCGACTTAATCACAGACCGAAAGCGGACGGCTTTTTTTATGGTGTTGATCCCGGAAAGCATGGCCATTGTAGACACGGAAAGGGCCCTGAAAATGTTTAACGACCTGGGTATTGAAATGTCTGGTCTGGTAGTTAACCAGATTTATCCCGTTGAGCTTTTACAGAATCCTAATCTGAGCGAGTTCCTGAAAAATAGAATTCTTATGCAACAACAATACTTAAAAGTTATCAAGGAAAAGTTTGGAGATTATATTGTCGCGGCGGTACCCATGTTCACCCGGGAACCTAAAGGACTCGAAATGATCAAAATTGCTTCAGAAGACTTAATCCACTCAAAAATCAAATTCTAAGGTTCGAGATCAGACATCAGGGATCAGAATGATTCTCCCTTCTGACCCCTGATGTTTGATGTTGGACCCCGATATGGATAGATGGCCTCACTGGAACAATTGCTTGCTGAAAAACCGAATCTTAAATTTATCTTTACAGGCGGGAAAGGAGGAGTTGGTAAAACCGTCTCAGCCGCGGCCATCGCCTACAAATCCACCCTGCAAGGTAAAAAAACACTTCTTGCTTCCCTCAACCCGGTTCATTCTCTGGCCAGTGTCTTTAATCAGGATCTAACCGGAGGTACTATCAAAAGGGTTGAAGGTACTTCGCATCTCTATGCCATAGAAGTAGATGCCAAGGATATTGTTGAACGGTATCGAGAGAATATTGGAAAACGGGTTCGGGAGTTTCTCAAATGGTCGGATATTCCGGTAGATGCAGGTCCTTTTATCGATATTGCGGTGACGAATCCGGCTTTTGAAGAATCGGCCATGTTCGATAAAATGATGGATATCATGTTACAGCAGGGATCTGAGTATGACCGCATCGTCTTTGATACGGCCGCCGTAGCAAACGCCGTCCGTCTCATCGGTCTCAGCAAAATTTATGGACTATGGCTAGGCCGTATGATCGAGAGCCGAAAAGAAGCCCTTTCCATGAGGGTCCAGTTATCTTTTCGCAAAGAAAAAGTCATGGAAGAGGTCAAAAAGGATCCGTTGATGGCAGATCTCATCTCGATGAACGAGCGGTTTTTAAAAGTCAAAAACGTTTTGATCGATTCCCATATAACTGCCTTCTTTTTCGTTACCCTCCCTCTGGCCCTCCCCATTGCTGTTGTCAAAAGATTCATTACCATGGTTAAAGCCTACGATATTCCGGTGGGCGGGGTCATTGTAAACGGAATCTTGAGCCGGGAAACCGTCGAAGCCAGCCAGGGAGAAGAATATCTTAAGAATAAATACGAAGAGCAGATACAGTATATGAGAACCATTAAGAAGGATCTCGGTGACTTAGTTCGGGCCTATATCCCTCTGTATCCCCGGGAGGTTGTTGGATTAGAAATGATTAAAAAAGTCTCTGAGGATATGTTCAACTATGTGCCCTCCTTCTGGAATGAATTATAAGCCAGAAGTCAGAAGAAATTCCGACTTCTGAGGGTCGGTTTCCAGGGTGAAAAAACATCTCTTAGCTGCCAACAATTTCTTTCTCGGGGTTACCAACTTCCTCATCTTACCTCTACCTGATTCCTGGCAATTGGTAGATATCCTGACCCCCCCGGATGTGGACGCCAGTTTTACCTCTCAAAATATTTCCTGGGTTACCTCGGGAAGTGTTAACTATCTTCTGGCAGATCCCCAGCGATCTTTAAGTCTGGAGCTTCTTCTACAGATCAAAAAAGGAAATACACAACGGTTTAAGCCGGTTCTGAAACCTATTGAATCTCAAGGTATCCTATGGATTGGTAAACATGCTGCCACCCAAACCTTTGGAAAAATTACCCGGGGGGTCTTTAAAAAAAGATGGGAAGAGGGACTTCAGATTCTCCTTCCCTGTGAGGTACTTCAGAGGACCCTCTGTTTAACCTTTACCGGAAATTGTTCCCGCGAGGTCTTACAAGAAATCTTGAAGGTTATCCCCTACGCCCAATGCCATACCTGATCTCCCTTTGTGAGGAAGAAGAGCCCAACCAATTTATTTTTTTTCCTTTCCTTATTCCTGCACCAGCCTTCCAAGCTCCTTTAGAAAACTAAAGAAATCTTCGGCTTTCTTCTTTTTCAATTCAGAAAGAGAAAAGCTTGCCAGCAGGTGGGGAAAGTTCTTTCGGATAGAAAAACGGAGAAGATGAGAAAACCAGGGTTGAAAGATTGAAGAAAGTCTATGAAGCCGTTCCTGGTGACTCCCCTGCTGGAAGGCTAATAGGAAAGAAGTATTTTCCAATTCTTGAGAGATCCAGTTTTCCTGGATTACGGTTTGTAGAGCTTCTTTTCCGATTCGATTTTGGGGATCAAAAACTTCAAATTCTAAATCCGGTTCCCTGAGAAGGTTTCCTCGAATACTGAGTAAGCCCTTTCGCCCCATCAACCGATGAAAGAGCCAGGCCAACAACATACTCCTTGGTTCCAGGATCACCATAAGGGCCATACCTTTAAAAGGGGGAAGAGGCTTTTCTACCACAATTTGAAAACCGGAAATACTTAACCAGCGGACCGATATTCCCTCACCGACACTATCCAAACCTCCCTGAATCCATCGGACAATTTGATGACTTTGCCTTTGGTTTAAATAGGATCCAATAAAGTACCAGATTAAAAACAGAAAAGATAAATATACAACGACCTGGAAAGCAACGCTATTCATGAGGATTTTATCTTAATGGACCTCTGGAACGAATTCGGTAACATCCCTTTCTCGAAGCTGATTTTGTTTCCACTTTTTCAATTTTGGAAATAAATAGGGTAATAACCGAAGCGTCACCGTGGAATTCATAAGGGGAATCCCTAGCAATTCCCCCAGAAGAACAATATTCATGACCTCTTCATATTTAACTTTTTCTTCAAGAGTGATCCGATAGAGATCAAAGATAAAAAGACCCCAGAAGAAATCTTTGAAGTTTTTCCACCACTTTTTGACCCACTGCATTTCTTCGCTCCTTGTATCACACCTTCCCCATAGCCAGTTCTTCCTGAACGGCATATTTAAGGGTTGGATAATCAAAGGGCTCTTTGAGTATTCGTTTGTTATCAATGATAACGGCCAGATCTCCTCCTAATCGATACTTTAAAGTAAGCCAGAAGCCCCGCAGTGAAATGGACCCCGTTACCAGAGGCTTAACCCCTTCACCAAAGTCACGGAGAAGTTGATGGTATAGGGCCGCGACCTTTTCCTGGTTTTTTATAACTTCCGGTGGGTAATCCTGGAGTTGATCCAGGTCGGTATTGATACCGCAGGCTTTAAAGTAGTCGGTGGAACAACAATGGGCAGTTGTGCGATAAAAGGTTGGAAGTAGCCCAACGAATTCAACCTGGATTGGATACATATGCTAACCTCCCTGGGTTTAAAAAAACTTTGAAAGGTTTTTTTCTGATAAAACTACTTGATCCCTCTGAGGGAGTCAATAGGATAAATATTTAGATTTACCGGCCTATCCCCGGGTCCAAAATCCGGTCGGATCATAGGCCCGGATAAAATTCAATTCTTCCCGGGTCGGGGGTGGAGTTTCCTTCAGATCGGAAGCCACCTTAAGGTCCCATCCGGTGTTAGCTAAAATTTCTTCCACCGGGATACCCGGATGGTTGGAAGCCAGGTACATTTCTTTGGTAACCGGATCGAATCTAAGAATCCCTCGGGTCGTGATGACCGCCCCGGGGCCTCCCCGGGGTAGTCCGACGGTTTCTCGCCAGTTTCCTCCCGTTCCATAGCCGGGTGAGGTGATATAATCCACCCGATTTTTGAATCGCCGTTTTTCATGGGGCATGATGATAAGTAAACGTCGGGCTAAGGCGGCAATATCGCAAGCTCCCCCACTGCCTGGAAGGCGAGTAAAGTCAGGGTTCGGATGGTCGGAATGGGGTTTACCGCCGATATAAGAAGTATTTAGATTTCCATATTTATCTATTTCGGCCCCTCCTATAAATCCCGCATCGACCCAACCCCGTTGCATCATACCCATGAGATCCAATGTACTCCCACACTGTATGGCTCCTAAAATATTAGGAGAATCTCCCATGGTATACAAGACTTCCTGAGCCGGTGTATCTCGAATAATCCCGCTCTCGAAAAACCCTATGGCCCGCGGAGCATGGGTTTTTTTAGCCAGGGCAAAGGCTAACAGGGGAAGCCTTGTACCCACAAAAATAATCTCTCCATCTCTAATCTCCCGGGCGGCTGCCGCAACCATAAGTTCTGGTAAAGTATAATTCATGCATTGTGCCTGAAAATGGAAAATTGCAACCGGCAGATTTAAAGGCTTCAACTTCCCATTTTCAGCTCCCCTCTCAATACCCAAAGTTGGCCGGTGCTGATAAGCATACTGGATAATTCTGGGTCCTTGAACATACTGACCCCTCTCAATACCCAAAGTTGGCCGGTGCTGATAAGGCCTCCTTTTTAACCTTTAACTCCTGAATACGCTCCTCCCCCAGCAGTTGCAAATAAGAATGTCGGGTTTCTACACCTTTAACCCATCGATTTAACCATTTTTGAAAGCCTTCCAGGGTTTTAGTTTCTTCATGATAGTCTTTAT includes these proteins:
- a CDS encoding TRC40/GET3/ArsA family transport-energizing ATPase, whose product is MKGLGEFFDRRRDVEIVIFAGKGGLGKTTSSSSLAYYMATVKNKKTLLFSTDPQASLSDIFERDFFGKGVIEIIPNLYVVEIDADRRVADYQNEVKQKIKDMYGLEEVPAEIEEYIDSTSAEPAMYESATYDAMAELVAQKNFDIYIFDMPPFGHGVRMVAMADILSKWIEKITEAREKVVEYDEVAATLKGGGQASEDMVMKELLDIRNKIKNFTDLITDRKRTAFFMVLIPESMAIVDTERALKMFNDLGIEMSGLVVNQIYPVELLQNPNLSEFLKNRILMQQQYLKVIKEKFGDYIVAAVPMFTREPKGLEMIKIASEDLIHSKIKF
- a CDS encoding TRC40/GET3/ArsA family transport-energizing ATPase, translated to MASLEQLLAEKPNLKFIFTGGKGGVGKTVSAAAIAYKSTLQGKKTLLASLNPVHSLASVFNQDLTGGTIKRVEGTSHLYAIEVDAKDIVERYRENIGKRVREFLKWSDIPVDAGPFIDIAVTNPAFEESAMFDKMMDIMLQQGSEYDRIVFDTAAVANAVRLIGLSKIYGLWLGRMIESRKEALSMRVQLSFRKEKVMEEVKKDPLMADLISMNERFLKVKNVLIDSHITAFFFVTLPLALPIAVVKRFITMVKAYDIPVGGVIVNGILSRETVEASQGEEYLKNKYEEQIQYMRTIKKDLGDLVRAYIPLYPREVVGLEMIKKVSEDMFNYVPSFWNEL
- a CDS encoding CoA-transferase — its product is MGIERGQYVQGPRIIQYAYQHRPTLGIERGAENGKLKPLNLPVAIFHFQAQCMNYTLPELMVAAAAREIRDGEIIFVGTRLPLLAFALAKKTHAPRAIGFFESGIIRDTPAQEVLYTMGDSPNILGAIQCGSTLDLMGMMQRGWVDAGFIGGAEIDKYGNLNTSYIGGKPHSDHPNPDFTRLPGSGGACDIAALARRLLIIMPHEKRRFKNRVDYITSPGYGTGGNWRETVGLPRGGPGAVITTRGILRFDPVTKEMYLASNHPGIPVEEILANTGWDLKVASDLKETPPPTREELNFIRAYDPTGFWTRG